Proteins from a genomic interval of Syngnathoides biaculeatus isolate LvHL_M chromosome 23, ASM1980259v1, whole genome shotgun sequence:
- the LOC133496871 gene encoding cAMP-specific 3',5'-cyclic phosphodiesterase 7B-like isoform X1, with protein sequence MPVLERLWSPELCRDKPPGSPVWGRAKTSPVTCGGVALALELQALMRQLRGAWRGRGGRSRRSERRQAGAWVDGEDDDGEEKEDEEEEEQVKREDSSAHLEGGGPPNGRLGTVLLAERRGSYPLIDKHIVKPCDQLREPDSVRRKKVKTLLGFQRYCHASRLLRGLLPWTPDSLHLLDYDYLGQAAHMLSKVGSWNFDIFLFDRLTNGNSLVTLMCHLFNIYGLVQHLQLDMVKLHRFLSMVRSHYHLQNPYHNAVHAADVTQAMYCYLQEPKLAEQLSPVDVFLGLMAAAAHDVDHPGVNQPFLIKTQHHLASLYQNTSVLESHHWRSTVGMLRESQLLSHLPADMSQEIEQRLGSLILATDISRQDEFLLSFRAHQDKQDLDLRVASHRHFILQIGLKCADVCNPCRVWPLSKQWSERVCEEFFRQGDLERKFNLEISPLCDQQADSVPAIQSGFISYIVEPLFAEWRRFTDASALSRTMMAHLRQNKAHWTRLLHDAQTRPPDSEEDVR encoded by the exons ATGCCCGTGCTGGAGCGCCTGTGGAGTCCCGAGCTCTGCCGGGACAAGCCGCCCGGCTCCCCGGTCTGGGGGCGCGCGAAGACCTCGCCGGTCACCTGCGGCGGCGTGGCGCTGGCACTGGAGCTGCAGGCGCTCATGCGTCAGCTGCGGGGCGCCTGGCGGGGCCGCGGGGGGAGATCCCGGAGGTCCGAGAGGCGGCAGGCGGGCGCTTGGGTCGACGGCGAGGACGATGACGGGGAGGAaaaggaagatgaggaggaggaagagcaagTGAAGCGTGAAGACAGTAGCGCACACCTGGAAG gagggggCCCGCCAAATGGTCGTCTCGGTACTGTGCTGCTGGCTGAGAGACGAGGCTCCTACCCTTTGATTGACAAGCACATTGTTAAGC cCTGTGACCAGCTGCGGGAGCCGGACTCCGTCAGGAGGAAGAAAGTGAAGACTTTGCTGGGTTTCCAGAGGTACTGCCACGCTTCACGGCTCCTGCGGGGCTTGCTGCCCTGGACCCCCGACTCCCTGCATCTGTTGGACTACGACTACCTGGGCCAGGCTGCG CACATGCTATCAAAAGTGGGCTCCTGGAACTTTGACATTTTCCTGTTTGATCGCCTTACAAACG GTAACAGCCTCGTGACGTTAATGTGCCACCTCTTCAACATCTACGGTCTTGTTCAGCACCTCCAGCTGGACATGGTCAAACTGCACAGGTTCCTCA GCATGGTGCGGAGTCACTACCACCTCCAAAACCCTTATCACAATGCCGTGCACGCGGCCGACGTCACCCAGGCCATGTACTGCTACCTGCAGGAGCCCAAG TTAGCAGAGCAGTTGAGCCCGGTGGACGTCTTCCTGGGCTTGATGGCCGCCGCTGCCCACGACGTGGACCACCCGGGTGTCAACCAGCCGTTTCTCATCAAGACCCAGCACCATCTGGCGTCCCTCTACCAG AACACGTCGGTGCTGGAGAGTCACCACTGGAGGTCGACGGTGGGAATGCTGCGAGAGTCACAACTGCTGTCACACCTCCCCGCTGACATGTC GCAGGAAATCGAACAGCGACTGGGCTCGCTCATCCTGGCCACGGACATCAGCAGGCAAGACGAGTTCCTGCTCAGCTTCAGGGCGCATCAGGACAAGCAGGACTTGGATCTGCGGGTGGCGTCGCACCGGCACTTCATTCTGCAG ATCGGCCTCAAGTGCGCAGACGTCTGCAACCCGTGTCGCGTTTGGCCGCTCAGCAAGCAGTGGAGCGAGAGGGTGTGCGAGGAGTTCTTCAGGCAAG GCGACCTTGAGAGGAAGTTCAACTTGGAGATCAGCCCACTGTGCGACCAGCAGGCCGACTCGGTCCCGGCCATACAGAGCG GCTTCATCTCGTACATCGTGGAGCCCCTTTTCGCCGAGTGGCGCCGCTTCACCGACGCGAGCGCCCTGAGCCGCACCATGATGGCCCACCTGCGCCAGAACAAGGCCCACTGGACCCGCCTGCTGCACGACGCCCAAACGCGGCCCCCAGACTCCGAGGAGGACGTCCGGTAA
- the LOC133496871 gene encoding cAMP-specific 3',5'-cyclic phosphodiesterase 7B-like isoform X2, with protein sequence MLRATETITLKVMRLGDATGGGPPNGRLGTVLLAERRGSYPLIDKHIVKPCDQLREPDSVRRKKVKTLLGFQRYCHASRLLRGLLPWTPDSLHLLDYDYLGQAAHMLSKVGSWNFDIFLFDRLTNGNSLVTLMCHLFNIYGLVQHLQLDMVKLHRFLSMVRSHYHLQNPYHNAVHAADVTQAMYCYLQEPKLAEQLSPVDVFLGLMAAAAHDVDHPGVNQPFLIKTQHHLASLYQNTSVLESHHWRSTVGMLRESQLLSHLPADMSQEIEQRLGSLILATDISRQDEFLLSFRAHQDKQDLDLRVASHRHFILQIGLKCADVCNPCRVWPLSKQWSERVCEEFFRQGDLERKFNLEISPLCDQQADSVPAIQSGFISYIVEPLFAEWRRFTDASALSRTMMAHLRQNKAHWTRLLHDAQTRPPDSEEDVR encoded by the exons ATGTTGAGGGCCACTGAGACGATCACCCTTAAAGTGATGCGGCTCGGAGACGCGACTG gagggggCCCGCCAAATGGTCGTCTCGGTACTGTGCTGCTGGCTGAGAGACGAGGCTCCTACCCTTTGATTGACAAGCACATTGTTAAGC cCTGTGACCAGCTGCGGGAGCCGGACTCCGTCAGGAGGAAGAAAGTGAAGACTTTGCTGGGTTTCCAGAGGTACTGCCACGCTTCACGGCTCCTGCGGGGCTTGCTGCCCTGGACCCCCGACTCCCTGCATCTGTTGGACTACGACTACCTGGGCCAGGCTGCG CACATGCTATCAAAAGTGGGCTCCTGGAACTTTGACATTTTCCTGTTTGATCGCCTTACAAACG GTAACAGCCTCGTGACGTTAATGTGCCACCTCTTCAACATCTACGGTCTTGTTCAGCACCTCCAGCTGGACATGGTCAAACTGCACAGGTTCCTCA GCATGGTGCGGAGTCACTACCACCTCCAAAACCCTTATCACAATGCCGTGCACGCGGCCGACGTCACCCAGGCCATGTACTGCTACCTGCAGGAGCCCAAG TTAGCAGAGCAGTTGAGCCCGGTGGACGTCTTCCTGGGCTTGATGGCCGCCGCTGCCCACGACGTGGACCACCCGGGTGTCAACCAGCCGTTTCTCATCAAGACCCAGCACCATCTGGCGTCCCTCTACCAG AACACGTCGGTGCTGGAGAGTCACCACTGGAGGTCGACGGTGGGAATGCTGCGAGAGTCACAACTGCTGTCACACCTCCCCGCTGACATGTC GCAGGAAATCGAACAGCGACTGGGCTCGCTCATCCTGGCCACGGACATCAGCAGGCAAGACGAGTTCCTGCTCAGCTTCAGGGCGCATCAGGACAAGCAGGACTTGGATCTGCGGGTGGCGTCGCACCGGCACTTCATTCTGCAG ATCGGCCTCAAGTGCGCAGACGTCTGCAACCCGTGTCGCGTTTGGCCGCTCAGCAAGCAGTGGAGCGAGAGGGTGTGCGAGGAGTTCTTCAGGCAAG GCGACCTTGAGAGGAAGTTCAACTTGGAGATCAGCCCACTGTGCGACCAGCAGGCCGACTCGGTCCCGGCCATACAGAGCG GCTTCATCTCGTACATCGTGGAGCCCCTTTTCGCCGAGTGGCGCCGCTTCACCGACGCGAGCGCCCTGAGCCGCACCATGATGGCCCACCTGCGCCAGAACAAGGCCCACTGGACCCGCCTGCTGCACGACGCCCAAACGCGGCCCCCAGACTCCGAGGAGGACGTCCGGTAA